A stretch of the Amia ocellicauda isolate fAmiCal2 chromosome 10, fAmiCal2.hap1, whole genome shotgun sequence genome encodes the following:
- the zc3h12b gene encoding probable ribonuclease ZC3H12B: MTAWSMVEKLKMEKRPSREDGNTLHEATDGSGESEDGTSSESEAEQVCHKQREPLMSTKPHRQLCRSPCLDRPSFSQSSILQELRADDAKAAGAKMGADKEYQAKMDFALKLGYSGEQIETVLKKLGANALINDILAELVRLGNKGDLDAQAGGCSSAGALVPRGPCAKEIASPEVSLEDEAVDNLDNLRPIVIDGSNVAMSHGNKEVFSCRGIQLAVDWFLEKGHKDITVFVPAWRKEQSRPDAPITDQEILRKLEKEKILVFTPSRRVQGRRVVCYDDRFIVKLAYDSDGIIVSNDNYRDLQNEKPEWKKFIEERLLMYSFVNDKFMPPDDPLGRHGPSLENFLRKRPVIPEHKKQPCPYGKKCTYGHKCKYYHPERANQPQRSVADELRAFAKLSAVKTMSEGALAKCGTGPATAKGESCSEAKRIAPKRQSDPSIRSVACEPEERLSAARKSEANSVPSLVSALSVPTMQPAKSHAAGALNTRSASSPVPGSSQFSHSSLEHMASVQYPPILVTNSHGASVSYADQYPKYDSGDHGYYSMLSDFSNMSLSSMHNTDSFYSLEHEHGLYQRNPSPCPEPCGEPYSSYGDLYLSSVDSGPEDSAKGHQSSSQSRLQPFAHGFHEALTRVQSYGPEEPKPAPRKQSVSHLAPHVQHPAVGARSSCPGDYPLPQSVHPSSASQPGRALGMTRMDSISDSRLYESNPMRQRRPPLCREQHASWDPLPCGTDSYGYHSYPLSNSLMQPCCERVMVRSMPEKMEQIWRSPWEGVSAEPQERHIIPEHQYQTYRNLCNIFPAYVVHSVMEKNPHVTDPQQLAAVIVTKLRSGR; this comes from the exons ATGACGGCCTGGTCCATGGTGGAGAAGCTCAAAATGGAGAAACGGCCCTCCAGAGAAGACGGGAACACCCTGCATGAGGCCACCGACGGCAGCGGCGAGTCCGAGGACGGCACCAGCTCCGAGAGCGAGGCTGAGCAGGTGTGCCACAAGCAGAGGGAGCCGCTGATGTCCACCAAGCCCCACCGGCAGCTCTGCCGCTCGCCCTGCCTGGACCGGCCcagcttctcccagagcagcATCCTGCAGGAGCTGCGGGCCGACGACGCCAAGGCGGCAGGTGCCAAGATGGGCGCGGACAAGGAGTACCAGGCCAAGATGGACTTCGCCCTGAAGCTGGGCTACTCGGGGGAGCAGATCGAGACGGTACTGAAGAAGCTGGGGGCGAACGCCCTCATCAACGACATCCTGGCAGAGCTGGTGAGACTGGGCAACAAAGGTGACCTGGACGCGCAGGCCGGCGGCTGCTCGAGTGCCGGTGCCCTGGTGCCCCGCGGCCCCTGCGCCAAGGAGATCGCCAGTCCAGAGGTCTCCCTAGAAGACGAGGCGGTGGACAATTTGGACAACCTGAGGCCGATAGTAATAGACGGCTCCAACGTGGCGATGAG CCATGGAAACAAAGAGGTCTTCTCTTGCCGGGGAATCCAGTTGGCCGTGGATTGGTTCCTGGAGAAAGGACACAAAGACATCACGGTGTTCGTACCGGCCTGGAGGAAGGAGCAGTCCAGGCCCGACGCGCCGATCACAG ACCAGGAGATCCTGCGGAAGCTCGAGAAAGAGAAGATCCTTGTCTTCACTCCCTCCCGGCGAGTCCAGGGCCGGAGGGTGGTCTGCTACGACGACCGCTTCATCGTGAAGCTCGCCTACGACTCGGACGGCATCATCGTGTCCAACGACAACTACCGGGACCTGCAGAACGAGAAGCCGGAGTGGAAGAAGTTCATCGAGGAGCGCCTGCTCATGTACTCGTTCGTCAATGACAA gtttatGCCACCAGACGATCCACTGGGGCGGCACGGTCCCAGTCTGGAGAACTTCCTCCGAAAACGGCCTGTTATTCCAGAGCACAAGAAACAACCCTGCCCATACG GCAAAAAATGCACCTACGGTCACAAATGCAAGTACTACCACCCCGAGCGAGCGAACCAGCCCCAGAGATCGGTGGCAGACGAACTGCGGGCCTTCGCCAAGCTCTCGGCCGTCAAGACCATGAGCGAGGGGGCGCTGGCCAAGTGCGGCACCGGGCCGGCCACGGCGAAGGGCGAGAGCTGCTCCGAGGCCAAGCGCATCGCCCCCAAGCGCCAGTCAGACCCCAGCATCCGCTCGGTGGCGTGCGAGCCCGAGGAGAGGCTGTCGGCGGCCCGCAAGTCCGAGGCCAACTCTGTGCCTTCGCTGGTGTCGGCGCTCAGCGTGCCCACCATGCAGCCGGCCAAGAGCCACGCCGCTGGTGCCTTGAACACACGCTCGGCCAGCAGCCCGGTGCCCGGCTCCTCGCAGTTCTCCCACAGCTCCCTGGAGCACATGGCCAGTGTGCAGTACCCGCCCATCCTGGTGACCAACAGCCACGGCGCCTCGGTGAGCTACGCCGATCAGTACCCCAAGTACGACTCGGGCGACCACGGCTACTACTCCATGCTCAGCGACTTCTCGAACATGAGCCtgagctccatgcacaataccgACAGCTTCTATAGCCTGGAGCACGAGCACGGCCTGTACCAGAGGAACCCCAGCCCCTGCCCCGAGCCCTGTGGTGAGCCGTACTCCTCCTACGGCGACCTGTACCTGAGCTCTGTGGACAGCGGCCCCGAGGACAGTGCCAAGGGCCACCAGTCCTCCTCTCAGAGCCGGCTGCAGCCCTTCGCCCACGGCTTCCACGAGGCGCTGACCAGGGTGCAGAGCTACGGCCCCGAGGAGCCCAAGCCGGCACCACGCAAGCAGTCGGTGTCCCACCTGGCGCCGCACGTGCAGCACCCGGCGGTGGGGGCGCGCTCCAGCTGCCCCGGGGACTACCCCCTACCTCAGAGCGTGCACCCCTCGTCCGCCTCGCAGCCCGGCCGGGCGCTGGGCATGACCCGCATGGACAGCATCTCCGACTCGCGGCTCTACGAGAGCAACCCGATGCGGCAGCGGCGGCCCCCGCTGTGCCGGGAGCAGCACGCCAGCTGGGACCCCCTCCCCTGCGGCACGGACTCCTATGGGTACCACTCGTACCCACTGAGCAACAGCCTGATGCAGCCGTGCTGCGAGCGCGTTATGGTGCGCAGCATGCCCGAGAAGATGGAGCAGATCTGGCGGTCGCCGTGGGAGGGCGTCTCGGCCGAGCCGCAGGAACGGCACATCATCCCCGAGCACCAGTACCAGACCTACCGCAACCTCTGCAACATCTTCCCCGCCTACGTGGTGCACTCGGTCATGGAGAAGAACCCCCACGTCACCGACCCCCAGCAGCTGGCCGCCGTCATCGTCACCAAGCTGCGGTCGGGCCGGTAA
- the las1l gene encoding ribosomal biogenesis protein LAS1L isoform X2, which produces MKRKTSIEKSGRIVAWINKAEWDQVTEYLYSTDSALQKFGNSTPVAVESTAELVRCQVLDASGQLDSHELVLLYGMALVRFVNLITERRQKIVTIPLRRLASQMNIPEWIVNLRHEITHQKLPTLNWCRKGCKFVLEWLQREYWSRQLNGSLAEPWDSESEEEEEEEEEEEELAEDDYLSARLRRREIFRKARELLISYEKEQFQTVAELHRENKARKVWPSPSSDLEWIVMQIKEVSAESSEVLMDVLLSDGFLVPTVEQLESLDIDLSENANPSSPCIPRLFLRFWAPLLKSLGPAFAQVLLEKLFLELQLCGDTSDQRARYVSGWISEILCGSDRAGKPAEGVRRCQARNKAHRFVSRASLQWQKLLTLCLESPCPATPRLLQQILTGMDRPLPLDTQRKLLQLCSIYTQAGGSCPSPGPEDQPVYTLESLQTHARQQAQRLATRDCGPAEKTAPKAMDALQQYPSPEAVAERAALLKGSPWQICTDDVRWQDYPLGKVPHQSEDPGCLMLDHFSTMSVLDQVVDSDRAAHNANPSVSGSSRTASDGPLWTHSDLCKLKTGLQMF; this is translated from the exons GTTTGGGAACAGCACGCCCGTGGCCGTGGAGAGCACCGCAGAGCTGGTCCGCTGTCAGGTGCTGGACGCCTCCGGCCAGCTGGACTCCCATGAGCTGGTCCTGCTGTACGGGATGGCCCTAGTGAG GTTTGTTAATTTAATCACAGAACGCAGACAGAAAATCGTGACCATCCCTCTGAGAAGACTGGCCAGTCAG ATGAACATTCCCGAGTGGATAGTGAACCTGCGACACGAGATCACGCATCAGAAGCTGCCCACCCTGAACTGGTGCCGGAAGG GCTGTAAGTTCGTCCTGGAGTGGCTGCAGCGGGAGTACTGGTCCCGGCAGCTCAACGGCAGCCTGGCCGAGCCCTGGGACTCGGagagcgaggaggaggaggaggaggaggaggaggaagaggagctgGCGGAGGATGACTATCTCTCGGCGAGACTCCGGAGAAGAGAGATCTTCA gGAAAGCCAGAGAATTGCTGATATCGTATGAAAAGGAACAATTTCAG ACCGTGGCTGAGCTCCACCGAGAGAACAAGGCCAGGAAGGTGTGGCCCAGCCCTTCATCGGACCTGGAGTGGATCGTCATGCAGATCAAGGAAGTGTCCGCTGAGTCCAG TGAAGTTTTGATGGACGTTCTGCTCAGCGATGGATTCCTTGTGCCAACTGTTGAACAGCTGGAATCTCTGGATATCGATCTCTCGG AGAACGCCAACCCATCCTCGCCCTGCATCCCCCGGCTCTTCCTGCGCTTCTGGGCGCCTCTGCTGAAGAGCCTGGGCCCGGCGTTCGCCCAGGTCCTGCTGGAGAAGCTGTTCCTCGAGCTGCAGCTGTGCGGTGACACCTCGGACCAACGGGCGCGCTACGTCTCTGGCTGGATTTCGGAGATCCTCTGCGGCAGCGACCGGGCAG GTAAACCAGCCGAAGGTGTCAGAAGGTGTCAGGCCCGAAACAAAGCCCACAGGTTCGTCAGCCGAGCGTCTCTTCAGTGGCAGAAGCTCCTGACGCTGTGTCTCGAGTCTCCGTGTCCGGCCACCCCGCGCCTTCTGCAGCA GATCTTGACTGGCATGGACCGGCCTCTGCCCCTGGACACCCAGCGAAAGCTACTCCAGCTCTGCAGCATTTACACGCAGGCCGGGGGCTCCTGTCCCTCCCCAGGCCCGGAGGACCAGCCGGTTTACACGCTGGAGAGCCTGCAGACCCACGCCAGACAGCAGGCCCAGCGCTTGGCCACCCGGGACTGCGGCCCCGCGGAGAAGACGGCGCCCAAGGCAATGGACGCCCTGCAGCAGTACCCGAGTCCAGAGGCCGTGGCGGAGAGGGCGGCGCTGCTGAAGGGGTCGCCGTGGCAGATCTGCACGG ACGACGTGAGATGGCAGGATTACCCGCTGGGCAAAGTGCCCCATCAGTCTGAAGACCCCGGCTGCCTGATGCTGGACCACTTCTCCACAATGTCCGTGCTGGACCAGGTTGTGGACAGCGACCGGGCGGCCCACAACGCCAACCCCAG CGTCTCCGGATCGAGCCGCACGGCGTCTGACGGCCCGCTATGGACACACAGCGACCTCTGCAAACTGAAAACTGGACTGCAGATGTTCTag
- the las1l gene encoding ribosomal biogenesis protein LAS1L isoform X1 has product MKRKTSIEKSGRIVAWINKAEWDQVTEYLYSTDSALQKYALHRISAWRGRFGNSTPVAVESTAELVRCQVLDASGQLDSHELVLLYGMALVRFVNLITERRQKIVTIPLRRLASQMNIPEWIVNLRHEITHQKLPTLNWCRKGCKFVLEWLQREYWSRQLNGSLAEPWDSESEEEEEEEEEEEELAEDDYLSARLRRREIFRKARELLISYEKEQFQTVAELHRENKARKVWPSPSSDLEWIVMQIKEVSAESSEVLMDVLLSDGFLVPTVEQLESLDIDLSENANPSSPCIPRLFLRFWAPLLKSLGPAFAQVLLEKLFLELQLCGDTSDQRARYVSGWISEILCGSDRAGKPAEGVRRCQARNKAHRFVSRASLQWQKLLTLCLESPCPATPRLLQQILTGMDRPLPLDTQRKLLQLCSIYTQAGGSCPSPGPEDQPVYTLESLQTHARQQAQRLATRDCGPAEKTAPKAMDALQQYPSPEAVAERAALLKGSPWQICTDDVRWQDYPLGKVPHQSEDPGCLMLDHFSTMSVLDQVVDSDRAAHNANPSVSGSSRTASDGPLWTHSDLCKLKTGLQMF; this is encoded by the exons GTTTGGGAACAGCACGCCCGTGGCCGTGGAGAGCACCGCAGAGCTGGTCCGCTGTCAGGTGCTGGACGCCTCCGGCCAGCTGGACTCCCATGAGCTGGTCCTGCTGTACGGGATGGCCCTAGTGAG GTTTGTTAATTTAATCACAGAACGCAGACAGAAAATCGTGACCATCCCTCTGAGAAGACTGGCCAGTCAG ATGAACATTCCCGAGTGGATAGTGAACCTGCGACACGAGATCACGCATCAGAAGCTGCCCACCCTGAACTGGTGCCGGAAGG GCTGTAAGTTCGTCCTGGAGTGGCTGCAGCGGGAGTACTGGTCCCGGCAGCTCAACGGCAGCCTGGCCGAGCCCTGGGACTCGGagagcgaggaggaggaggaggaggaggaggaggaagaggagctgGCGGAGGATGACTATCTCTCGGCGAGACTCCGGAGAAGAGAGATCTTCA gGAAAGCCAGAGAATTGCTGATATCGTATGAAAAGGAACAATTTCAG ACCGTGGCTGAGCTCCACCGAGAGAACAAGGCCAGGAAGGTGTGGCCCAGCCCTTCATCGGACCTGGAGTGGATCGTCATGCAGATCAAGGAAGTGTCCGCTGAGTCCAG TGAAGTTTTGATGGACGTTCTGCTCAGCGATGGATTCCTTGTGCCAACTGTTGAACAGCTGGAATCTCTGGATATCGATCTCTCGG AGAACGCCAACCCATCCTCGCCCTGCATCCCCCGGCTCTTCCTGCGCTTCTGGGCGCCTCTGCTGAAGAGCCTGGGCCCGGCGTTCGCCCAGGTCCTGCTGGAGAAGCTGTTCCTCGAGCTGCAGCTGTGCGGTGACACCTCGGACCAACGGGCGCGCTACGTCTCTGGCTGGATTTCGGAGATCCTCTGCGGCAGCGACCGGGCAG GTAAACCAGCCGAAGGTGTCAGAAGGTGTCAGGCCCGAAACAAAGCCCACAGGTTCGTCAGCCGAGCGTCTCTTCAGTGGCAGAAGCTCCTGACGCTGTGTCTCGAGTCTCCGTGTCCGGCCACCCCGCGCCTTCTGCAGCA GATCTTGACTGGCATGGACCGGCCTCTGCCCCTGGACACCCAGCGAAAGCTACTCCAGCTCTGCAGCATTTACACGCAGGCCGGGGGCTCCTGTCCCTCCCCAGGCCCGGAGGACCAGCCGGTTTACACGCTGGAGAGCCTGCAGACCCACGCCAGACAGCAGGCCCAGCGCTTGGCCACCCGGGACTGCGGCCCCGCGGAGAAGACGGCGCCCAAGGCAATGGACGCCCTGCAGCAGTACCCGAGTCCAGAGGCCGTGGCGGAGAGGGCGGCGCTGCTGAAGGGGTCGCCGTGGCAGATCTGCACGG ACGACGTGAGATGGCAGGATTACCCGCTGGGCAAAGTGCCCCATCAGTCTGAAGACCCCGGCTGCCTGATGCTGGACCACTTCTCCACAATGTCCGTGCTGGACCAGGTTGTGGACAGCGACCGGGCGGCCCACAACGCCAACCCCAG CGTCTCCGGATCGAGCCGCACGGCGTCTGACGGCCCGCTATGGACACACAGCGACCTCTGCAAACTGAAAACTGGACTGCAGATGTTCTag